TATGGTACAAAATAAAGCTAACTATGTATATATGCTTCTATTCTGACTATATATTCTATGTGTATGTTATATTATTTAACTCGTCTTCCCCCACTAAAATCAGATCTAGCATCCAAAGATGATATCTTCACTACATCTCCTGTCTTAGGTGCATGAATATATGCTCCATCACCCACATATATTCCAACATGGTGTGCAGGGTAACCAAAAAATACCAAATCTCCCGGCTCAAGCTCACCCCTGGATACAGCGGTGCCTGTATTTTGCTGATCTTGTGAAACTCTTGGAAGACTAACTCCAAAATGTGCATATACATACTGAACTAAACCTGAACAATCAAAACCTGAAGGAGACGTTCCTCCCCATACATATGGAACCCCTAAAAAATTAGAAGCATATGCAACCACTGCACTAGAAGATACTAATTGTTCTCCTCCTCTTGAAACACTTATACTGGAACTTCCATCTGAATTTGTGATTCTTGGAGCGGAATTTCTCATCTGCTGTACATTATTTGATGCCGTAGCTATTAATTGTGAAGTACTAGTATCTACCGCTTCAAGAGCTTCTTCTTTTTTATTTAAATCCGCTATTAAATTAGTTTGAGTTTCTTTGTCATTACTAAGCTTGTCCAGTTTTTGTTCATTTTCAGTCTTCAATGCCAAAAGTCTATTATTCTCACTATCTAATTTTTGCTTGTCCTTATCTAATTGTTCCTTTTTATCTGTTAAACTGCCTATAACTTGTTTATCAAAACCCATTATCTTTTTTATATTATCTATTCTGGATATAAAATCATTTAAATTATCTGCATCAAGTATAACACCAAGGTAACTATCCATGCCATTTATGTACATGACCTTTACTCTCTTGTTAAATAACTCCTGCTGACTTTCTATATTTTTCTCCGTAGCTGCTATAGTCTCCTGAGTCTTTTTTATATTATCTGAAACTTTAGCAATATCCTTTTTATTTTCATCAACCTTCTGTATGACTTGTACTATTTCATTGTCTAATTTTTCAACTTTAATTTCTAACTGTTGTTTTTCCTGTTTAATTTCAGCTAGTGAATTTGAACTGCTAGGTGCCGCTAGTACATTTCCAGTTATTGATAATGACATTGCTAGGGCAATTACAACAGATAATGTTCTTTTATTCAATATTTCATACCTCCTTGTAAAATATTTAACAAATTTCTCTCCTAATATACATAAGCAGAGTACATGTTTTACTCTAAATTATGGGTTTAGAGTCTCCTTTAAACAAAACTTAAAACCATACCTAATTGATATTAAGTATAGTTTTAAATTTAACATGTGTATATTATATCATTAAATTGGAATACTTCTCAACGCTTATATTAAATTTTCTTAATAAAAATTAAATTTTTACTGCAAATCCATAATTTTTATTGGTAAACTCATTATTTTTTATTATACTTTTTAATAAAATAATATTTTATCTGGTTATTATTTTTATTATTTCATTTTAATTTCATATTTTTGCTATTATAAATTAATAGAATATTTATAAATTTGAGATTTACAAATATTTCTATCCCTGGCTACTTTTTTCACAGCTTCTTTTTTATTCAAACCCTTTTCAATATACATTCTTATGTGATCCTCTATGGATAAATCCTCCCATTTTTCCATTTGTTCTTTTAAAAGTTCTCTTTTATCCCTACCTTCTATTACAAGAACAAATTCTCCTTTTATGCTGCTTTCTGAATAATATTTTATAGACTCTTCTATAGTAAATCTTAATATTTGTTCATAAACTTTAGTAAGCTCTCTACATATAGCTATACGCCTGTTACCTAAAATATCTTTCAAGATCTCTAAAGTATTTATTAGCCTATGTGGAGATTCA
This window of the Clostridium kluyveri DSM 555 genome carries:
- a CDS encoding NlpC/P60 family protein gives rise to the protein MNKRTLSVVIALAMSLSITGNVLAAPSSSNSLAEIKQEKQQLEIKVEKLDNEIVQVIQKVDENKKDIAKVSDNIKKTQETIAATEKNIESQQELFNKRVKVMYINGMDSYLGVILDADNLNDFISRIDNIKKIMGFDKQVIGSLTDKKEQLDKDKQKLDSENNRLLALKTENEQKLDKLSNDKETQTNLIADLNKKEEALEAVDTSTSQLIATASNNVQQMRNSAPRITNSDGSSSISVSRGGEQLVSSSAVVAYASNFLGVPYVWGGTSPSGFDCSGLVQYVYAHFGVSLPRVSQDQQNTGTAVSRGELEPGDLVFFGYPAHHVGIYVGDGAYIHAPKTGDVVKISSLDARSDFSGGRRVK